A genome region from Anastrepha obliqua isolate idAnaObli1 chromosome 4, idAnaObli1_1.0, whole genome shotgun sequence includes the following:
- the LOC129245865 gene encoding glycerophosphocholine phosphodiesterase GPCPD1-like, which translates to MFSLTKLFTLCAVLSIFAGLPRAAQCDSSYYEKYYTARRFVPLKRNSLIPFNFTVSLSDQPIASYELVAMVGDIKQLGAWRADKAILLNRTQDHKVWTASVALPVNTTVNYRYFIAAIDNETGVVNVRRWETHINARNFRVGTVSGNRTDVCGWIDPKQKELQRGWLNAGNIVQFKLFRNPLNVNESRAGNEELRLKLQPVEPRRLSAILPSSKAHTEYVRMVYGDSYLRTQPEFGVPYKPNDILIFHSTVSQLDKVAYLLKLYATQNGNELVRLVGYQYIYPDHLQGTEGNFTINLLSPVWLNAIGSLKVQYLVIKPLPNSTVDFHTSFVDYWRSNWTALDAGHRGLGKSLQQATNAPAIIENTVASMKASAALGADFVEFDVMLTSDLVPVIYHDYYIYVCMDPKTPTSKDDLTKVLIKDVTYEQLKNLKTYQVVGNKIIEYPAHNNVEQEDQRLFPLFEDFLTKVNKSVGFDIEIKWPQLILTGTLESVQTIDKNTYVDRILDVMLRHGCGRLSFFTSFDADICTLLRFKQNLYPVMFLSSTVLGVYADPRSDSIYDTVNNAQAFDLAGIVPNAVHIKSNPSWIEVAAKQGKKVFLWGDTLKDTESIAWFKAQGPTGVIYDRLDLWLPSNKQSAFELEYDLPAFFQLQCSANQKKIPVNSTIESILSNVNLL; encoded by the coding sequence ATGTTCTCGCTAACTAAGCTGTTCACGCTTTGCGCGGTGCTTAGCATTTTCGCCGGTTTGCCACGCGCCGCACAGTGCGACTCTTCCTACTATGAGAAGTACTATACAGCACGTCGCTTCGTACCACTCAAGCGCAACTCGCTGATCCCCTTTAACTTCACGGTTTCGCTCAGCGACCAGCCCATTGCCAGTTACGAGCTTGTCGCTATGGTTGGCGACATCAAGCAGTTGGGTGCATGGCGCGCCGATAAGGCGATATTGCTAAATCGTACACAGGATCACAAGGTGTGGACCGCCAGCGTAGCATTGCCTGTAAATACGACCGTCAACTATCGCTACTTCATTGCTGCTATCGACAATGAGACAGGTGTGGTGAATGTACGCCGTTGGGAAACGCACATCAATGCGCGCAACTTTCGTGTGGGCACCGTGTCTGGCAATCGCACTGACGTCTGTGGCTGGATTGATCCAAAGCAAAAGGAACTGCAGCGTGGCTGGCTTAATGCTGGTAATATTGTGCAGTTTAAACTATTTCGTAACCCCTTGAATGTGAATGAGTCGCGTGCGGGAAATGAGGAGCTGCGCTTGAAGTTGCAACCGGTGGAGCCGCGTCGCTTGTCTGCCATTCTGCCCTCGTCTAAGGCACACACGGAGTATGTGCGCATGGTGTACGGTGATAGTTATCTGCGCACGCAGCCTGAGTTTGGTGTACCCTACAAACCCAATGACATTCTAATATTCCATTCGACGGTGTCGCAACTGGATAAAGTGGCGTATCTGCTGAAGTTGTACGCGACGCAAAACGGCAATGAGCTGGTGCGGCTGGTGGGTTATCAATACATATATCCGGATCATTTGCAGGGCACTGAAGGCAACTTCACAATAAATCTTTTGTCACCTGTGTGGTTAAATGCCATTGGCAGTTTGAAGGTGCAATATTTAGTGATAAAGCCGCTGCCTAATTCCACAGTCGATTTCCATACTTCCTTTGTGGATTATTGGCGTAGCAATTGGACGGCACTAGATGCGGGTCATCGCGGCTTGGGTAAAAGTCTGCAGCAGGCGACTAATGCACCAGCAATTATTGAGAACACCGTAGCTTCTATGAAAGCTTCGGCAGCATTGGGTGCCGATTTTGTTGAATTCGACGTGATGCTTACAAGCGATTTGGTGCCGGTTATCTATCATGACTACTACATCTACGTGTGCATGGACCCCAAAACACCCACCAGCAAAGATGACCTCACCAAAGTGCTCATTAAGGATGTCACGTATGAACagttgaaaaatttgaagaCCTATCAGGTGGTAGGAAATAAGATAATCGAATATCCAGCACACAACAATGTAGAACAGGAGGATCAACGCCTCTTTCCGCTCTTCGAAGATTTCCTCACCAAGGTGAACAAGTCGGTGGGCTTCGATATTGAAATCAAATGGCCACAGTTGATATTGACTGGTACGTTGGAGAGCGTACAGACAATCGATAAGAACACTTATGTCGATCGTATACTGGATGTAATGTTACGTCATGGTTGTGGCCGCTTGAGTTTCTTCACAAGTTTTGATGCTGATATTTGTACATTGCTGCGCTTCAAGCAAAACCTCTATCCGGTTATGTTCCTCTCCTCGACCGTACTGGGCGTGTACGCAGATCCCCGTTCCGATTCGATCTACGATACAGTGAATAACGCGCAAGCTTTTGATTTGGCGGGCATAGTGCCGAATGCGGTGCACATAAAAAGCAATCCCAGCTGGATTGAGGTAGCGGCGAAACAGGGGAAAAAAGTGTTCCTGTGGGGTGATACGCTCAAGGATACCGAATCGATTGCTTGGTTTAAAGCACAAGGTCCAACTGGTGTAATCTACGATCGTTTGGATCTATGGCTGCCATCGAATAAGCAAAGCGCTTTCGAACTCGAATACGATTTGCCAGCGTTCTTCCAATTGCAATGTTCGGCGAACCAAAAGAAGATACCGGTAAATTCAACAATCGAGAGTATACTAAGTAATGTGAATTTACTGTAG
- the LOC129246224 gene encoding putative glycerophosphocholine phosphodiesterase GPCPD1 homolog 2 produces the protein MPALSKFVCRKLTCRGNFKNLFLNSCVHFAKNHRSLLVNLMKFQTTSTMTAEPAASVNFTVNLSGIRIALHEVVGVMGNQEALGDWDIQLAPLLKRSEDDYNEWSGVVELSLQKLIRYRYFIAAVDKATRAVQVRRWEAHERAREIMLQCTEDKCVDRFGCMCPNKPKVRKAWLNTGHVVLFKLFHALEFKENFPLLSDEEVRIKLEPVHPEFMLPLLPSARAYVQYSSMLYGGSQMKDQPDLGVVFKNDTLLFQVITVDKALVGYLMKLNLSNESTGCVQFLGQQYISPEALNTSEGQFTVSFNGISNGLEVAKLQINYLVVNAMPEWKVQLNTTFLQYWPNRWKGLDIGHRGMGRSFIANNPAPITENTLLSMNGAFKAGADMVEFDVMLTRDMVPIIFHDFDVLTCTKLEAPITKDDLSLKAIKDFTYEELQHLTTYQIVNDEIVEYAAPNSLCDENERLFPTLKEFFAKTNRFLGCNMDIKWPQAVYKGGVESIQTIDKNDFVEAILQVVKEASWGRVCCFSSFDADICIMLRFKQNMYPVFLLVSKILPGYLDPRTHCLHPAVSTAQAFDLNGIVPAASIFKTHPDAVALANRQNKWVMLWDDELRDRASVDWYKQQGVHGVIYDRIESILDNDKRNIFAQDEKLQRLFGLQLSCVCR, from the coding sequence ATGCCTGCGTTGTCAAAATTTGTATGCCGTAAATTAACATGCcgtggaaattttaaaaatttgtttctaaattCTTGTGTACATTTCGCTAAAAATCATCGGTCGTTGTTGgttaatttaatgaaattccAAACAACTTCAACAATGACTGCCGAACCAGCAGCGAGTGTAAATTTTACGGTGAATTTGTCTGGGATCCGCATAGCGCTCCATGAAGTTGTCGGTGTGATGGGCAATCAAGAGGCGCTTGGCGACTGGGATATACAGTTGGCGCCACTCTTAAAGCGCTCCGAAGATGATTATAACGAATGGTCTGGTGTGGTTGAGTTGTCGCTTCAGAAGTTGATACGTTATCGCTACTTTATCGCCGCCGTGGACAAAGCGACGCGTGCTGTACAAGTGCGACGTTGGGAGGCGCACGAGCGCGCGCGGGAAATCATGTTGCAATGCACGGAAGATAAATGTGTCGATAGGTTTGGCTGCATGTGTCCCAATAAACCGAAAGTGCGTAAAGCTTGGCTAAATACAGGGCATGTGGTGCTCTTCAAATTATTCCATGCATTGGAGTTCAAAGAGAACTTCCCATTGCTGTCGGACGAGGAAGTGCGTATCAAATTGGAACCTGTTCATCCGGAATTCATGCTGCCCCTTCTGCCATCTGCGCGTGCTTATGTTCAATACTCCAGTATGCTATATGGTGGCAGCCAAATGAAAGATCAGCCCGATTTGGGAGTAGTGTTCAAAAACGATACATTGTTGTTTCAAGTAATAACGGTGGACAAAGCGCTGGTGGGCTACTTGATGAAGTTGAATTTGTCGAATGAGTCGACTGGTTGCGTACAGTTTCTGGGCCAGCAATACATTTCGCCTGAGGCATTGAATACCAGTGAGGGTCAATTTACAGTAAGTTTTAATGGAATCTCGAATGGTTTGGAAGTGGCTAAGTTACAAATCAATTACTTGGTTGTGAATGCCATGCCCGAGTGGAAGGTGCAATTGAACACAACCTTCTTGCAGTATTGGCCGAACCGTTGGAAAGGATTGGACATTGGACATCGCGGCATGGGACGTAGTTTCATTGCGAACAACCCAGCGCCAATCACCGAGAATACGTTGCTTTCTATGAATGGAGCTTTCAAAGCAGGCGCAGACATGGTCGAATTCGATGTGATGCTTACCAGAGATATGGTGCCTATCATCTTTCATGACTTTGATGTACTTACATGTACGAAGTTGGAAGCCCCGATTACCAAAGATGACCTTTCATTGAAAGCAATCAAGGACTTTACTTATGAGGAGTTGCAGCATTTGACAACTTATCAAATCGTAAATGATGAAATCGTGGAATATGCTGCGCCCAACAGCTTATGTGACGAGAATGAGCGTCTCTTTCCAACACTAAAAGAGTTCTTCGCTAAGACAAACAGATTTCTTGGTTGTAACATGGACATCAAGTGGCCGCAAGCGGTCTACAAAGGCGGCGTGGAGAGCATACAGACCATCGATAAGAACGACTTCGTCGAAGCTATACTGCAGGTGGTGAAAGAAGCCAGTTGGGGGCGCGTTTGTTGTTTCAGTTCTTTTGACGCGGACATTTGCATTATGCTTCGCTTCAAGCAAAATATGTATCCAGTATTCTTATTGGTGTCGAAAATTTTGCCTGGGTATTTGGACCCACGCACACATTGTCTACATCCGGCTGTGAGTACCGCACAGGCATTTGATTTGAATGGCATTGTGCCGGCAGCGAGTATTTTCAAAACTCATCCAGACGCAGTGGCTTTGGCCAACCGTCAGAATAAGTGGGTTATGTTGTGGGACGACGAGTTACGTGATCGCGCTTCCGTTGATTGGTACAAGCAGCAGGGCGTACATGGTGTAATATACGATCGCATTGAATCAATCTTGGACAACGATAAGCGGAATATTTTCGCACAGGATGAAAAATTGCAAAGGCTTTTCGGTCTACAACTCAGCTGTGTTTGCCGTTAA